From the genome of Pseudomonadota bacterium, one region includes:
- a CDS encoding HPr family phosphocarrier protein — MNKKSNDLLQKTTIVNELGLHARAAAKIAHLAANANKKIWIINDTEKIDASSIIDILTLGCAKGTRITFEAENETDIDILNHIIILVENGFGE; from the coding sequence ATGAATAAAAAATCCAACGATCTTCTACAAAAAACAACTATAGTAAACGAACTTGGACTACATGCAAGGGCGGCAGCCAAAATTGCACACCTTGCCGCAAACGCTAATAAAAAAATCTGGATTATAAACGACACTGAAAAAATAGATGCTTCAAGCATAATAGATATCCTTACCCTTGGTTGTGCCAAGGGTACCCGGATAACATTTGAGGCGGAAAACGAGACTGATATTGATATTTTAAATCATATAATAATCCTGGTTGAAAATGGGTTTGGAGAATAA